The following are encoded in a window of Caldicellulosiruptor danielii genomic DNA:
- a CDS encoding GntR family transcriptional regulator: MIKINLYGQDDDKMSKTKYEVIKDFIIEGINSGKFKEGEKIYSENMLSRKFKVSRHTVRRALMELEFEGLLVSQKGRGTFVAKKTADGSKCIAVLTTFISDYIFPLIIRGIEKVIAHEGYGLLLFSTDNSYEFERYHLESIINNPNIDAVIIEPTKSALPSKNQDLYRKLIQKDIPVIFINTILRDIAQNYIITKDQSAVYKLTQSLIKNGCKKLLGIFKGDDLQGIKRYSGFEKACREAQAEFDAIFFTSEEYNFVHNRAAEVISRERFDAAVCYNDKIALPLCVKLKEMGFKIPQDISVTGYDNSLLSTLTDIKLTTVEHPKEKLGEMAAKAAVAMIKKNRSGVKEEVECEIIFRNSTKGGF, from the coding sequence ATGATAAAAATAAACTTGTATGGACAAGATGATGATAAAATGAGCAAAACCAAATATGAGGTTATAAAAGATTTCATTATTGAAGGAATTAACTCTGGCAAGTTCAAAGAGGGCGAGAAGATTTATTCAGAAAATATGCTATCACGAAAATTCAAGGTTTCACGGCACACTGTAAGAAGAGCTTTAATGGAACTTGAATTTGAGGGACTTTTGGTATCCCAGAAAGGAAGAGGAACGTTTGTTGCAAAGAAAACTGCAGACGGCTCTAAATGCATTGCTGTTCTGACAACATTTATATCCGACTATATCTTTCCCCTGATTATAAGAGGAATTGAAAAGGTAATAGCACATGAAGGGTACGGGCTTTTGCTATTTTCCACCGACAACAGCTATGAATTTGAAAGATATCACTTGGAGAGTATCATAAACAACCCAAACATAGACGCTGTCATAATAGAGCCTACAAAAAGCGCCTTGCCTTCTAAGAATCAAGACCTTTACAGAAAACTTATACAAAAAGACATTCCTGTGATTTTCATCAACACTATTTTACGAGACATTGCTCAAAACTACATAATAACCAAAGACCAGTCAGCTGTTTACAAACTTACCCAGAGCCTCATAAAAAACGGGTGCAAAAAGCTTCTTGGCATTTTCAAAGGCGACGATTTGCAGGGGATAAAAAGGTATAGTGGGTTTGAAAAAGCGTGCAGGGAGGCACAGGCAGAGTTTGATGCAATCTTTTTTACAAGTGAGGAGTACAATTTTGTTCATAACAGAGCAGCTGAAGTCATATCAAGAGAAAGATTTGATGCAGCTGTTTGCTACAACGACAAGATTGCTCTTCCTCTTTGTGTGAAGCTAAAAGAGATGGGATTTAAAATTCCTCAAGATATATCAGTTACAGGATATGACAATTCACTTCTTTCTACACTTACAGATATAAAGCTCACAACAGTTGAGCACCCAAAAGAAAAGCTTGGCGAGATGGCAGCAAAAGCAGCAGTTGCTATGATAAAGAAGAACAGAAG
- a CDS encoding ClC family H(+)/Cl(-) exchange transporter translates to MRKSKSLTYKILSEWITFRKRMILEAFVVGIFAGAGVTLFRYILEKLSEVVKNIYVVLNTRHFWILGWAIVLIIVAYISGIILKKEPMISGSGIPQVSGIVRGLLKVDWFKILFCKFLGGVLCIGSGLSLGREGPSIQLGAAIGQGISRFLKRFRVEEKYLITCGASAGLSAAFNAPLAGVVFALEELHKNFSPLVLVSAMISSLTADFVSSSFFGLKPLFDFSYLTPIPLDNYPYLIMLGIIMGFMGFAFNMALLKTQGIYKKAKLKAEIKLLIPFLLSIFVGLFMPDALGGGENVIRSLNNSNYGLFFVLTLLVVKFLFTMVSYGSGAPGGIFMPLLLIGALVGNIYGICVSKFFHLNPRFIQDFAIIAMAGNFAAIVKAPITGALLVTEMTGSFRHLLALSTVSILAYLTSEILRNKPIYEALLERLLENGYAKVERDEENKILFEVPVGVGSAIDGKRIKDIEWPSDCLLVSIRRGSSELIPRGETKILAGDYLVVLTNENKILDLNEELSIMASQPTKLRDKKW, encoded by the coding sequence TTGAGAAAGAGCAAAAGTCTCACATACAAAATATTGAGCGAATGGATAACTTTTCGCAAAAGAATGATATTGGAAGCATTTGTAGTGGGTATTTTCGCAGGAGCCGGGGTTACCTTATTCAGATACATATTAGAAAAACTCTCTGAGGTTGTTAAAAATATTTACGTTGTTCTAAATACAAGACATTTTTGGATTTTAGGCTGGGCAATTGTTTTAATTATTGTGGCTTATATCAGCGGGATAATTTTGAAAAAAGAACCAATGATAAGCGGAAGTGGAATACCTCAAGTAAGTGGTATAGTGAGGGGATTGTTAAAAGTTGACTGGTTTAAAATACTTTTTTGTAAATTTTTAGGAGGGGTGTTGTGCATAGGAAGTGGATTGTCTTTAGGACGAGAAGGTCCTTCGATTCAATTAGGAGCAGCAATAGGACAAGGAATAAGCAGATTTTTAAAACGATTTAGGGTTGAAGAAAAATATCTTATTACATGTGGTGCAAGTGCCGGACTTTCAGCCGCATTTAATGCGCCTTTGGCTGGAGTTGTCTTTGCACTTGAAGAATTACATAAAAACTTTTCGCCACTTGTTTTGGTTTCAGCAATGATTTCATCCCTTACAGCAGATTTTGTTTCTTCGAGCTTTTTTGGACTAAAACCTCTTTTTGATTTTAGTTATCTTACACCTATTCCACTTGATAATTATCCTTATTTAATAATGCTCGGAATAATAATGGGATTCATGGGCTTTGCTTTTAATATGGCGTTATTAAAAACTCAAGGAATATATAAAAAAGCCAAGCTAAAGGCAGAGATTAAGCTTTTAATACCATTTTTACTTTCTATTTTTGTTGGTTTATTCATGCCAGATGCCTTAGGTGGGGGAGAAAATGTAATCAGGTCACTGAATAACTCTAATTATGGGCTGTTTTTTGTTTTAACTTTGTTAGTGGTGAAGTTTTTATTTACCATGGTCAGTTATGGATCTGGTGCTCCAGGTGGTATTTTTATGCCACTTCTTCTTATTGGGGCTTTAGTAGGGAACATTTATGGAATTTGTGTAAGCAAGTTTTTTCATTTAAATCCCAGGTTCATTCAGGACTTTGCTATTATAGCAATGGCGGGAAATTTTGCAGCAATTGTAAAAGCACCGATAACAGGTGCATTATTAGTTACAGAAATGACCGGTTCTTTTAGACATTTATTAGCACTGAGCACAGTTTCTATCTTGGCATATTTAACTTCGGAAATATTAAGAAACAAACCGATTTATGAAGCATTGCTGGAGCGTTTACTTGAAAATGGCTATGCGAAAGTAGAAAGAGATGAAGAGAACAAAATATTATTTGAAGTACCTGTTGGTGTTGGTTCTGCAATTGATGGGAAAAGAATAAAAGACATTGAGTGGCCATCTGATTGTTTGCTTGTAAGCATCAGAAGGGGTTCCTCAGAGCTAATACCAAGAGGTGAGACTAAGATTTTAGCTGGGGATTATTTAGTTGTTCTGACAAATGAGAATAAAATTTTAGATTTAAACGAAGAATTATCTATCATGGCCTCACAACCGACAAAGCTTCGAGACAAAAAGTGGTAA
- a CDS encoding putative bifunctional diguanylate cyclase/phosphodiesterase, producing the protein MKETSVDLWIKDFIELTDTQFERFEQAIKSERGFWLYDIKEKKIYLSDGVVYLTIQSENIEDYVKKLMAENEFIHLLNLAKESVENKQNGFSVRVKLKEGRWIFVCATILYKKATPFRIVGTFEDVTPHVSCDLRLSRYIELIAYYDDVTGLPNRNFLNEKIRERIEESKKENSKFWTIFIEVDNFGYINEVFGHAVGDEFLKSIAMEIKKFLPREWIFSRFGGDEFVVVTTDVEKALVVQIVENLVERFSRSWSVMGKWLYTSINIGIAGYPQDGTEADTILKNAEIALTVAKKRGKDMGKSLYEFYERSMTEEILRRVEIESKILRGIQNKQFFLVYQPKVSRDGRTVVGFEALLRWNSPRGILATDKFIQIAEESGLVYDLNRVILDIVCRDIKYMKENGFKKVPVAINLSGKEFAMYNMIGILGKYLEKHNVTPEDIEIEVTERVILTNLELSKEIFNKLYKKGIRISIDDFGTGYSSLELLLTLPVHALKIDKKFINKIEFFGNEYVIVKNIIYMAKEMNLKTIAEGVERKEQYEILKELGCDEFQGYYFSKPMRIEEVAELIK; encoded by the coding sequence ATGAAAGAAACTTCGGTTGATTTATGGATAAAGGATTTTATAGAGCTTACTGATACTCAGTTTGAAAGGTTTGAGCAGGCAATAAAATCAGAAAGAGGATTTTGGCTATACGATATCAAAGAAAAAAAGATTTATCTGTCAGACGGCGTTGTGTATCTTACAATACAAAGTGAGAATATTGAGGACTATGTCAAAAAGCTTATGGCTGAAAATGAATTTATCCACCTTTTAAATCTTGCAAAAGAAAGTGTAGAGAATAAACAAAATGGTTTTTCTGTCAGAGTAAAACTAAAGGAAGGCAGATGGATTTTTGTTTGTGCCACCATCCTCTATAAAAAGGCCACACCATTTAGGATAGTGGGGACATTTGAAGATGTAACACCCCATGTTTCATGTGATTTGAGACTGAGCAGGTATATTGAACTTATTGCATACTATGATGATGTAACGGGGCTTCCAAATAGAAACTTTTTAAACGAAAAGATTAGAGAGAGAATAGAGGAGAGCAAGAAAGAAAATTCAAAATTTTGGACAATATTTATTGAAGTTGATAATTTTGGTTATATCAATGAAGTATTTGGGCACGCAGTCGGAGATGAATTTTTAAAGTCAATAGCAATGGAGATAAAAAAGTTTTTGCCAAGAGAATGGATATTCAGCAGATTTGGTGGGGATGAATTTGTAGTAGTGACAACAGATGTAGAGAAAGCTTTGGTTGTACAAATTGTAGAAAATCTTGTAGAAAGATTTTCAAGAAGTTGGAGTGTGATGGGAAAGTGGTTGTATACAAGCATCAACATAGGGATTGCTGGATACCCGCAGGATGGTACAGAAGCAGATACAATTTTGAAAAATGCAGAAATTGCCCTCACAGTGGCCAAAAAGCGTGGCAAGGATATGGGCAAAAGTCTTTATGAGTTTTACGAAAGGTCTATGACAGAAGAGATTTTGAGAAGAGTTGAAATTGAGTCTAAAATCTTGAGAGGAATTCAAAATAAACAGTTCTTTTTAGTATATCAACCAAAAGTATCCCGTGATGGTAGGACGGTAGTCGGTTTTGAGGCACTTCTGAGATGGAACTCTCCGAGAGGGATCTTGGCCACAGACAAGTTTATCCAGATTGCAGAAGAGAGCGGCCTTGTGTATGATTTAAACAGGGTCATATTGGATATTGTTTGCAGAGATATAAAATATATGAAAGAAAATGGTTTCAAGAAAGTGCCGGTTGCAATAAATTTGTCAGGCAAAGAGTTTGCTATGTATAATATGATAGGTATTTTGGGCAAATATTTGGAAAAACACAACGTGACTCCGGAAGATATTGAGATAGAAGTAACTGAAAGGGTAATTTTGACTAATTTAGAACTTTCAAAAGAGATTTTTAATAAACTTTATAAAAAAGGCATTAGGATTTCAATAGATGATTTTGGTACTGGTTATTCGTCCCTTGAGCTGCTTTTGACACTTCCTGTTCATGCACTCAAAATTGACAAAAAGTTTATCAACAAAATAGAGTTTTTTGGTAATGAATATGTTATTGTTAAAAATATCATTTATATGGCAAAAGAAATGAATTTGAAAACAATTGCTGAGGGTGTTGAAAGAAAAGAACAATATGAGATATTAAAGGAATTGGGATGCGATGAATTTCAGGGCTATTATTTTTCAAAGCCGATGAGAATAGAAGAGGTAGCTGAGCTTATAAAGTAA
- a CDS encoding glycoside hydrolase family 127 protein: MTENPFTNYLKSPEIKNVTIKDPFWGRYIDLVRDVVVPYQWKILNDLVDIPVKSHAIKNFKIATGLENGEFEGFVFQDSDVAKWLEAASYVLEKYPNPDLEKKVDEVIDIIEKAQWEDGYLNTYFTIKEKGKRWTNLEECHELYTAGHMIEAGVAHFKATGKTKLLDIVCRLADHIYSVFGKEEGKIRGYDGHPEIELALVKLYEVTNNSKYLELAKFFIDERGQEPYYFDIEWEKRGKKEHWKGFKGLGREYLQAHKPVREQREAVGHAVRAVYLYSGMADVAYYTKDKELYDVCEVLFEDIRNRKMYITGAIGSSAHGEAFTFEYDLPNAAAYAETCASVGLVFFAHRMNRIKPHRKYYDVIERALYNTIIGSISQDGKKYFYVNPLEVFPKEAEKRFDRHHVKPERQPWFGCACCPPNVARLLASLGRHVYSYNHDGIYVNLYIGSSVQVEVGGVKVLLQQVSSYPFEDMVKIDLKPSKEARFKLCLRIPSWCENYEVLVNGKKEEMQKLPSGYVCIEKLWGKNDQVILKIPTEVKIVSSHPQIRSNVGKVAVVKGPVVFCAEEADNGKNLHLLFVDVNSKCKLEFDSNILEGLYTVEIDGFRMAEDDFGQELYKSHKPKFVPAKIKLIPYYAWANRGANEMRVWLFGK, encoded by the coding sequence ATGACTGAAAATCCTTTTACAAATTATTTGAAATCCCCAGAAATAAAAAATGTTACTATCAAAGACCCATTCTGGGGAAGGTATATAGATCTTGTTCGTGATGTAGTTGTGCCATATCAGTGGAAAATTTTGAACGATCTTGTTGATATTCCTGTCAAAAGCCATGCAATAAAGAATTTCAAAATAGCAACGGGTCTTGAAAACGGTGAATTTGAGGGATTTGTTTTTCAAGACAGTGATGTTGCAAAGTGGCTTGAAGCAGCATCATATGTTCTTGAAAAGTATCCAAATCCTGATTTGGAGAAAAAGGTTGATGAGGTCATTGATATAATTGAGAAGGCTCAGTGGGAAGATGGGTATTTGAATACATATTTTACTATCAAAGAAAAGGGCAAAAGATGGACAAATTTAGAGGAATGTCATGAACTTTACACAGCAGGACATATGATTGAAGCTGGTGTTGCCCACTTTAAAGCAACTGGAAAGACTAAGCTTTTAGATATTGTTTGCAGGCTTGCAGACCATATTTATAGTGTATTTGGAAAAGAAGAGGGTAAGATCAGAGGCTATGATGGACATCCAGAAATAGAACTTGCTCTTGTAAAGCTGTATGAAGTAACAAACAATAGCAAATACCTTGAACTTGCAAAGTTTTTTATTGATGAGAGAGGGCAAGAACCATACTACTTTGATATAGAGTGGGAAAAAAGAGGCAAAAAAGAGCATTGGAAAGGCTTTAAAGGACTTGGAAGAGAGTATTTGCAAGCACATAAGCCTGTTCGAGAGCAAAGAGAAGCTGTAGGACATGCTGTCAGAGCAGTTTATCTGTATTCTGGCATGGCTGATGTTGCTTATTATACAAAAGATAAAGAGCTTTATGATGTTTGTGAGGTGCTGTTTGAGGATATAAGAAATAGAAAGATGTATATTACAGGTGCAATTGGTTCATCTGCGCATGGTGAGGCATTTACATTTGAATACGATTTGCCAAATGCTGCTGCGTATGCTGAGACTTGCGCATCTGTAGGGCTTGTCTTTTTTGCACATCGGATGAATAGAATAAAACCACACCGCAAGTATTATGATGTTATAGAAAGAGCTCTTTATAACACTATAATAGGATCTATCTCACAAGATGGCAAAAAGTATTTTTATGTTAACCCTCTTGAGGTATTTCCAAAAGAAGCAGAAAAAAGGTTTGACAGACACCATGTAAAGCCTGAGCGCCAGCCGTGGTTTGGATGTGCGTGCTGTCCGCCAAATGTTGCAAGGCTTTTAGCGTCTTTGGGAAGGCATGTTTATAGCTACAACCATGATGGGATTTACGTGAATTTATACATTGGCAGCAGTGTCCAGGTTGAAGTAGGTGGTGTTAAGGTTTTGCTCCAGCAAGTGTCAAGTTATCCTTTTGAAGACATGGTCAAGATAGATTTAAAACCTTCAAAAGAGGCAAGATTTAAGCTTTGTCTTAGAATTCCGAGCTGGTGTGAAAACTATGAAGTTCTCGTAAATGGGAAGAAAGAAGAAATGCAGAAACTACCAAGCGGCTATGTTTGCATCGAGAAGTTGTGGGGAAAGAATGACCAAGTTATATTAAAAATACCAACAGAAGTTAAAATAGTAAGTTCACACCCGCAGATAAGGAGCAATGTAGGTAAAGTGGCAGTTGTGAAAGGCCCTGTTGTATTTTGTGCAGAGGAAGCAGACAATGGCAAGAATTTGCATCTACTTTTTGTTGATGTAAATAGCAAGTGCAAGTTAGAATTCGATAGCAATATTTTGGAAGGATTGTACACAGTTGAAATTGATGGTTTTAGGATGGCAGAAGATGATTTTGGGCAAGAGCTTTACAAGAGCCACAAGCCAAAGTTTGTGCCAGCAAAAATAAAGCTAATTCCTTATTATGCCTGGGCCAATAGGGGAGCTAATGAGATGAGAGTGTGGCTGTTTGGAAAATAA
- a CDS encoding IS200/IS605 family accessory protein TnpB-related protein, which translates to MVTVQTKLIFDSSEDKQKVLDLMRRWSSCMRYAYKRLLEGHKRNELKRELQGIFNLNSRYVDDAIMKAKSILTSCKERGENPEKVIFGGRQLFEKLKRRHINGEQYTKLQLKWQEKRKGNLYSRGDRSKKGNLNTRIEIDEDCTKLRINVGEREYVYARIQSGWKIKDGTYIDRNQLLGAISISGQPYSAELKLKNGVVYAYFAVEEVFPQPAITRANGVIGIDTNAYPKNVAWVETDEHGQLLGYGRIPLEKLESGSFEKREYYRWQYAHMIVQMAKEKQKAIVIESLSIQDRGRRGDFSGRKSRRIRHYFGSRSLLEKVKLLAKREGIEVIEVDPAYTSVIGMLKYAPQYMVSKDIAAAYVIARRGLGMKERIPHNYMLLLSRLDVNNLEELKEYVRKVVKNKHLRRKQLRAIDRVIGILQSSGSEAGRLSVPLDGTSAGSRGKNHNPWQVLRVAVVTPLSPDRVLRDMSVLKSIMISGQVGRPG; encoded by the coding sequence ATGGTAACAGTTCAGACTAAGCTAATTTTTGACAGCAGCGAAGATAAGCAAAAGGTATTAGATCTTATGAGAAGATGGTCCTCTTGTATGAGGTATGCATACAAGAGGTTACTGGAAGGGCATAAAAGGAATGAACTCAAAAGAGAGTTGCAGGGAATTTTCAATCTTAATTCTCGATACGTCGATGATGCGATAATGAAAGCAAAAAGCATCTTGACCTCATGCAAAGAAAGAGGCGAAAATCCTGAAAAGGTCATTTTTGGTGGCAGGCAACTTTTTGAAAAGCTAAAGAGGAGGCATATAAACGGCGAACAATACACGAAACTTCAACTTAAGTGGCAGGAGAAAAGGAAGGGGAATCTGTATTCAAGAGGAGACAGGAGCAAGAAAGGTAATCTCAATACAAGGATTGAGATAGATGAAGATTGTACGAAACTTAGAATCAACGTGGGAGAAAGGGAGTATGTATATGCGAGGATACAGTCTGGATGGAAGATAAAAGATGGAACGTACATTGATAGAAATCAACTTCTTGGGGCGATAAGTATCTCTGGGCAGCCCTACTCTGCTGAGCTGAAACTCAAGAATGGTGTAGTATACGCCTACTTTGCTGTTGAAGAAGTTTTCCCACAGCCTGCGATAACAAGAGCAAATGGAGTTATAGGGATAGACACTAATGCATATCCAAAGAATGTTGCATGGGTAGAAACAGATGAGCACGGACAGCTTCTGGGATATGGCAGGATACCACTTGAGAAGCTTGAGAGTGGCAGCTTTGAAAAAAGAGAGTATTACAGGTGGCAGTATGCACACATGATAGTACAAATGGCGAAAGAGAAGCAAAAAGCTATAGTGATTGAGAGCCTCAGCATACAGGACAGGGGAAGAAGAGGAGACTTTTCAGGTAGAAAATCAAGACGGATAAGGCACTATTTTGGGAGCAGGTCACTTTTGGAGAAGGTAAAACTTCTGGCAAAGCGAGAAGGGATAGAGGTTATAGAAGTAGACCCGGCGTATACTTCTGTGATAGGGATGTTGAAGTATGCACCGCAGTATATGGTGAGCAAGGATATTGCGGCAGCGTATGTAATAGCGCGAAGAGGACTTGGAATGAAGGAGAGGATACCGCACAACTACATGCTACTCCTCAGTAGGCTTGATGTAAACAATCTGGAAGAGCTAAAAGAGTATGTAAGGAAGGTAGTCAAGAACAAACATCTGAGGAGAAAGCAACTCAGAGCGATAGATAGGGTGATAGGGATTTTACAAAGCTCTGGGAGTGAGGCAGGGAGGCTATCCGTGCCTCTGGATGGAACAAGTGCGGGTAGTCGTGGGAAAAACCACAATCCCTGGCAAGTTCTCAGGGTAGCGGTGGTAACGCCACTCTCCCCTGACAGGGTATTGCGTGACATGTCTGTCCTGAAATCGATAATGATTTCAGGGCAAGTGGGGAGACCCGGCTAA
- a CDS encoding ribulokinase, producing MAKFSIGIDFGTQSGRAVLVNVETGEEVATSVKEYTHGVMDESLPDGTKLPHDWALQHPQDYIEVLATTVPDVLKKAGVSKDDVIGIGIDFTACTMLPIKKDGTPLCMIDKFKSNPHAYVKLWKHHAAQKYANRLNQIAQERGEKFLQRYGGKISSEWLFPKIMQILEEAPEVYDEADKFIEAADWIVFKMTGVEKRNSCTAGYKAIWSKREGYPSKEFFRALHPRLENVVDEKLSRDIYPIGQKAGELTEEMAKLMGLNPGTAVAIANVDAHVSVPAVGITDIGKMLMIIGTSTCHMLLWNEEKMVPGICGCVEDGILPGFYGYEAGQSCVGDHFEWFVENCVPAQYHDEAKQKGLNIYQLLKEKAKALKPGQSGLLALDWWNGNRSILVDADLTGMMLGMTLTTKPEEMYRALIEATAYGTKIIIDNFNEHGVEVRELYACGGIAEKDELLMQIYADVTGLEIKVSASPQTPALGSAMFGAVAAGKEKGGYDSIFEAAKKMAKLKDYSYKPNPQNHEIYKKLYREYRILHDYFGRGANDVMKRLKEIKEKVSRM from the coding sequence ATGGCAAAGTTCAGTATTGGAATTGACTTTGGAACGCAGTCAGGAAGAGCAGTGCTTGTAAATGTTGAGACAGGTGAAGAGGTTGCAACAAGTGTGAAAGAGTACACTCATGGAGTTATGGATGAGAGCTTACCAGATGGGACAAAACTTCCTCACGATTGGGCTCTTCAACATCCACAGGATTATATAGAAGTCTTGGCAACAACTGTTCCAGATGTTTTGAAAAAAGCAGGTGTTTCAAAGGACGATGTGATTGGAATAGGAATTGACTTTACAGCCTGCACAATGCTTCCTATCAAAAAGGATGGGACTCCACTTTGCATGATAGACAAGTTCAAGTCAAATCCTCATGCCTATGTGAAACTGTGGAAACACCATGCTGCTCAGAAGTATGCAAACAGGTTAAACCAGATTGCTCAGGAAAGAGGAGAAAAATTTTTACAAAGATATGGTGGGAAGATTTCATCTGAATGGCTATTCCCCAAAATCATGCAGATTTTAGAAGAAGCACCAGAGGTGTATGATGAGGCAGACAAGTTTATTGAGGCTGCTGACTGGATTGTGTTTAAGATGACTGGGGTTGAGAAGAGAAACTCTTGCACAGCTGGGTACAAAGCTATCTGGAGCAAGAGGGAAGGATATCCTTCAAAAGAGTTTTTCAGGGCACTTCATCCAAGGCTTGAAAATGTTGTTGATGAGAAGCTATCACGCGACATCTACCCAATCGGCCAGAAAGCAGGAGAGCTCACAGAAGAGATGGCAAAACTGATGGGCTTAAATCCTGGAACTGCTGTTGCAATTGCAAATGTTGATGCGCATGTGTCTGTTCCTGCTGTTGGAATTACTGACATTGGCAAGATGCTAATGATAATTGGGACATCTACATGTCATATGCTTTTGTGGAATGAAGAGAAGATGGTGCCTGGTATTTGTGGTTGTGTTGAAGATGGAATTTTACCTGGCTTTTATGGGTATGAAGCAGGGCAGAGCTGTGTTGGTGACCATTTTGAGTGGTTTGTTGAAAACTGCGTGCCAGCTCAATATCACGATGAGGCAAAACAAAAAGGGCTCAACATCTATCAACTTCTAAAAGAAAAGGCAAAGGCGCTAAAACCTGGCCAGAGTGGGCTTTTAGCACTTGACTGGTGGAATGGCAACAGGTCAATTTTGGTTGATGCAGACCTCACTGGTATGATGCTTGGCATGACCTTAACTACAAAGCCAGAGGAGATGTATAGAGCCTTGATTGAGGCAACGGCGTACGGCACAAAGATAATAATTGACAACTTCAATGAACACGGTGTTGAGGTAAGAGAACTTTATGCGTGCGGTGGAATTGCTGAAAAAGATGAACTTTTGATGCAGATTTATGCTGATGTGACAGGGCTTGAGATAAAAGTGTCAGCATCGCCTCAGACGCCAGCACTCGGCTCTGCTATGTTCGGTGCAGTTGCTGCAGGAAAAGAAAAAGGTGGATACGACAGCATTTTCGAGGCTGCAAAGAAGATGGCAAAACTAAAAGACTATTCTTACAAGCCAAATCCACAAAACCATGAGATTTATAAAAAGCTCTACAGGGAATACAGAATTCTTCACGACTATTTTGGCCGTGGAGCAAATGATGTGATGAAGAGGCTAAAAGAGATAAAAGAAAAAGTTTCGAGAATGTAA